A single genomic interval of Candidatus Gracilibacteria bacterium harbors:
- a CDS encoding single-stranded DNA-binding protein has protein sequence MRTINKVILIGNVTKDPFVKTTAGDKKVATFTIATNRYYKGPAGEPLSEAEYTNCVVWGPLAERTEQFLTKGKLVYIEGRLKTRIIDKEDGTKLHKTEVVVGQLIFLSKREDFAETDTPDPVDFDDFSDLEGGKF, from the coding sequence ATGAGAACTATCAATAAGGTTATCCTTATCGGAAATGTAACAAAAGATCCTTTTGTAAAAACAACGGCAGGTGACAAAAAAGTAGCAACCTTCACGATTGCCACTAATCGGTACTACAAAGGTCCAGCTGGAGAACCTCTCTCCGAAGCAGAATACACCAATTGTGTCGTCTGGGGTCCACTCGCAGAACGTACTGAGCAATTCCTCACCAAGGGGAAACTCGTCTATATCGAAGGTCGACTCAAGACTCGCATCATCGATAAAGAAGATGGCACGAAGCTCCACAAGACAGAAGTAGTTGTCGGTCAGCTCATCTTCCTCTCAAAAAGAGAAGATTTCGCAGAAACAGACACTCCAGATCCTGTAGACTTCGATGACTTCTCTGATCTCGAAGGTGGTAAATTCTAA
- the rpmG gene encoding 50S ribosomal protein L33, with protein MAKGKCTYQVGKAAGGGRRDYVYAVNKKNLPQGEKLKLMKYDKVTRTHVEYTFVDAK; from the coding sequence ATGGCAAAGGGAAAATGTACATACCAGGTTGGTAAGGCTGCTGGAGGTGGACGTCGTGATTACGTCTATGCTGTGAACAAGAAGAATCTTCCACAAGGAGAGAAACTCAAGCTCATGAAGTATGACAAGGTGACTCGTACACACGTTGAGTACACTTTTGTTGACGCGAAATAA
- the rpsF gene encoding 30S ribosomal protein S6 — MRKYELMMIVNPELAEAERNELVATIESELADSGAKVLERNHPGEQKLAYRIRTSDVGYYLLYTLESEGNGGFFDVSNSFNIKKDIWRYMFVKLED; from the coding sequence ATGAGAAAATACGAACTCATGATGATCGTGAACCCTGAACTCGCAGAAGCAGAGCGCAATGAGCTCGTTGCTACTATCGAGTCAGAACTCGCGGATTCTGGAGCTAAGGTGCTCGAGAGAAATCATCCAGGTGAGCAAAAGCTCGCTTACCGCATCCGTACTTCGGATGTTGGATACTACCTTCTTTATACTCTCGAAAGTGAGGGAAATGGAGGATTTTTTGATGTTTCGAATTCATTCAACATCAAGAAAGATATTTGGCGTTACATGTTTGTTAAGCTTGAAGATTAG